Proteins from one Phocoena sinus isolate mPhoSin1 chromosome 8, mPhoSin1.pri, whole genome shotgun sequence genomic window:
- the NR1H3 gene encoding oxysterols receptor LXR-alpha isoform X4 gives MSLWLEAPVPDVSPDCAVELWEPDARDASSQPLGSSNCILREESSTPQSAGGTSRVGLEATEPTALLPGVEAPPESTELRPQKRKKGPAPKMLGNELCSVCGDKASGFHYNVLSCEGCKGFFRRSVIKGARYVCHSGGHCPMDTYMRRKCQECRLRKCRQAGMREECVLSEEQIRLKKLKRQEEEQAQATSVPPRASSPPHVLPQLSPEQLGMIEKLVAAQQQCNRRSFSDRLRVTPWPMAPDPQSREARQQRFAHFTELAIVSVQEIVDFAKQLPGFLQLSREDQIALLKTSAIEVMLLETSRRYNPGSESITFLKDFSYNREDFAKAGPTHVSTDANETGEPPDTEQCPFRASICAAPAG, from the exons ATGTCTTTGTGGCTGGAGGCCCCTGTGCCTGATGTTTCTCCTG ACTGTGCAGTGGAGCTGTGGGAGCCAGATGCACGAGATGCAAGCAGCCAGCCTCTGGGAAGCAGCAACTGTATCCTCAGGGAGGAATCTAGCACACCCCAGTCTGCTGGGGGCACTTCACGGGTGGGGCTGGAGGCAACAGAGCCCACAGCCCTGCTCCCCGGGGTGGAGGCCCCTCCAGAGTCCACAG AGCTTCGTCCACAAAAGCGGAAAAAGGGGCCAGCCCCCAAAATGCTGGGGAATGAGCTGTGCAGTGTGTGTGGGGACAAGGCTTCCGGCTTCCACTACAACGTGCTGAGCTGCGAGGGCTGCAAGGGATTCTTCCGCCGCAGTGTCATCAAAGGGGCGCGCTACGTCTGCCACAGTGGGGGCCACTGCCCCATGGACACCTACATGCGTCGCAAGTGCCAGGAGTGCCGCCTTCGCAAATGCCGCCAGGCTGGCATGCGGGAGGAGT GTGTTCTGTCAGAAGAACAGATCCGTCTGAAGAAACTGAAGCGGCAAGAGGAGGAACAGGCTCAGGCCACATCCGTGCCCCCGAGGGCTTCCTCTCCGCCCCACGTCCTGCCCCAGCTCAGCCCGGAGCAGCTGGGCATGATTGAGAAGCTGGTGGCTGCCCAGCAGCAGTGTAACAGACGTTCCTTCTCAGACCGGCTTCGAGTCACG CCTTGGCCCATGGCACCAGATCCCCAGAGTCGGGAGGCCCGTCAGCAACGCTTTGCCCACTTCACGGAGCTGGCCATTGTCTCTGTGCAGGAGATCGTTGACTTTGCCAAACAGCTGCCGGGCTTCCTGCAGCTCAGCCGGGAGGACCAGATTGCCCTCCTGAAGACCTCTGCAATTGAG GTGATGCTTCTGGAGACATCTCGGAGGTACAACCCTGGCAGTGAGAGTATTACCTTCCTCAAGGATTTCAGTTATAACCGGGAAGACTTTGCCAAAGCAG